Proteins encoded by one window of Atribacterota bacterium:
- a CDS encoding aldehyde ferredoxin oxidoreductase N-terminal domain-containing protein: MKNEKEFFQKVLLVDVSTRFYRVDRFPVGEFFGPTDLGLHLAGKYNSLNIGTGLLAGSIFPGSNRLFFSGFSPCWGGFYISSMGGAGLVFDNLGINTLSIVGSARTPSVLFLNRSHGEEIKVDVFPLDLYSIWERDEGGIYSLMEYTYKQYGCHYENDPRILVTGPASEVTDFGAICSVPIEGRKLSSVDTWAGRGGFGSKMLQQHNIAAVIYGGTYIDEDFRDRNVADQWFENKYKEKMAAKDIEATTKYRFEKNFGTGGTFGVNYATVNGSMLALNYRSIYMQEEERIDIHKKYILNHYLKQFNEETIQKKLQKTCGEPCAAVCKKMRDVYKKDYEPYQALGPLCGIFDQRAAEKLVRQADCYGFDAIAIGGILSWLMDCLDSDLIEPSDLGIKDKPVFTMKNFSVETDSMHNADLGIVLLNKIIKQENYLDLSHGARELAKELSRFKDKRIINHFVFNSFAGKGWMVPNQYWTPGVLSPMAIMGKYYMFYGDSFIPPRELGRINAKRLEQELILDTFGICRFHRQWAEEMAPEIIGSLFDMHDLFLEKVHKTACHINSRNSSIFWESERNIDFIYTFLKRKQVTGGEKSKELDSWIKCFEENSKTAALNFWYEIHKGITESLHYMEC, translated from the coding sequence TTGAAAAATGAAAAAGAGTTTTTCCAAAAAGTGCTACTGGTTGATGTAAGTACAAGGTTTTACCGGGTAGACCGTTTTCCAGTAGGTGAATTTTTTGGTCCTACTGATTTAGGATTACATCTGGCGGGAAAATATAACAGTCTGAATATTGGTACCGGGTTACTGGCTGGTTCAATTTTCCCCGGTTCAAATCGTCTGTTTTTCAGTGGGTTTTCCCCATGCTGGGGTGGTTTTTATATTTCTTCAATGGGAGGAGCCGGGCTTGTATTTGATAATTTAGGGATAAACACCCTGTCAATAGTTGGCAGTGCAAGAACTCCTTCTGTTTTATTTTTAAACCGTAGTCATGGAGAAGAGATTAAAGTTGATGTTTTTCCTCTTGATTTATACTCTATCTGGGAAAGAGACGAGGGTGGTATTTATAGTTTAATGGAATATACATACAAGCAATATGGCTGTCATTATGAAAATGATCCTCGAATACTGGTGACAGGACCTGCCTCAGAAGTAACAGACTTTGGGGCTATCTGCTCAGTTCCCATTGAAGGCAGGAAACTAAGTTCTGTTGATACCTGGGCAGGAAGAGGCGGATTTGGCAGTAAAATGTTGCAACAGCATAATATTGCCGCAGTTATTTATGGGGGAACATATATAGATGAAGATTTCAGGGACAGAAATGTTGCTGACCAATGGTTTGAGAATAAATATAAAGAAAAAATGGCTGCCAAGGATATTGAAGCAACTACAAAATATCGTTTTGAAAAAAATTTTGGTACCGGTGGAACATTTGGTGTTAATTATGCAACTGTCAATGGCAGTATGCTTGCATTAAACTATCGAAGTATTTATATGCAGGAGGAAGAAAGGATTGATATCCATAAAAAGTATATTTTAAATCATTATTTAAAACAATTTAATGAGGAAACAATTCAGAAAAAATTACAAAAAACCTGTGGAGAGCCTTGTGCTGCTGTTTGTAAGAAAATGAGAGATGTTTACAAGAAAGACTATGAACCATATCAGGCATTGGGTCCTCTATGCGGTATCTTTGACCAGAGAGCTGCTGAGAAGCTGGTTCGGCAGGCTGATTGTTATGGATTTGATGCCATTGCAATAGGGGGAATCCTTTCCTGGCTGATGGATTGTCTTGACAGTGACCTGATTGAACCATCAGATCTGGGAATTAAGGACAAACCAGTGTTTACTATGAAAAATTTTTCAGTGGAAACTGATTCTATGCATAATGCTGATTTAGGAATTGTCCTATTAAATAAAATAATAAAGCAGGAAAATTACCTGGACTTAAGCCATGGAGCCAGAGAGTTAGCCAAGGAGCTAAGTCGATTTAAAGATAAAAGGATTATTAATCATTTTGTTTTTAATTCCTTTGCCGGCAAGGGGTGGATGGTTCCTAATCAATACTGGACTCCGGGTGTACTATCTCCAATGGCTATTATGGGTAAATATTATATGTTTTACGGTGATTCATTTATTCCCCCCAGAGAATTGGGAAGGATAAATGCTAAACGGTTAGAGCAGGAGCTGATATTAGATACTTTTGGTATATGCCGTTTTCACAGGCAATGGGCGGAAGAGATGGCACCGGAGATAATAGGCTCATTATTTGATATGCATGACCTTTTTTTAGAAAAGGTACATAAAACTGCATGCCATATTAATAGCCGTAATTCATCAATTTTTTGGGAGTCAGAAAGAAATATTGACTTTATCTATACTTTTTTAAAGAGAAAACAAGTTACAGGTGGTGAAAAAAGTAAAGAACTTGATTCCTGGATTAAATGTTTTGAAGAAAATTCAAAGACTGCAGCATTAAATTTCTGGTATGAAATACACAAGGGAATTACCGAATCATTACACTACATGGAATGCTAA